The Parabacteroides sp. AD58 genome includes a window with the following:
- a CDS encoding immunoglobulin-like domain-containing protein, producing the protein MKTMIVFLTCIFIVGCASKSKQKVEGASEASINNTVEKNDTLELLSDNQQEVTIKESEKQEQLSGTMTYKLKPIPRDIPTGQAINSDSLSMRTEYDYYPLSTTKIKVIITNLSHHEYECGESYSLAYFDEQRNTWETLPTNPIINNILWIFVPENPTHEQTIELYTSEIPNRPGKYRIYKAFNRETKVAYAEFELVDKKGVKRLRERIDNYWRKNRMVSNDTTAQNIHSTWIQNDDGDTIYVGLMNNTPHFQEMFRRKVVSYSAVSHGAIRYNVPFTQSASSDTLHVTMRTELPVYPVGTEVVSVELTNNNPGILFFGEQYHVVRKEGNRWVFLYDGGVWNDLGHGLKQGGTSHFKARLRPVVNDNKPGIYKVIKEVGFSGSSQKWFMGAEFRIK; encoded by the coding sequence ATGAAAACGATGATTGTATTTCTAACTTGTATTTTCATAGTAGGTTGTGCAAGCAAGTCAAAACAGAAAGTAGAGGGTGCTTCAGAAGCATCCATAAACAATACAGTCGAAAAGAATGATACCTTAGAACTTTTATCGGACAATCAACAGGAAGTTACGATAAAAGAATCCGAGAAGCAGGAACAGCTTTCGGGGACAATGACATATAAACTTAAGCCCATTCCTCGTGATATTCCTACGGGGCAAGCTATCAACTCTGATTCTCTTTCCATGCGGACTGAATATGATTATTACCCCTTATCAACAACGAAAATAAAAGTAATCATAACCAATCTCTCCCATCACGAATATGAATGTGGTGAAAGCTACAGCCTTGCCTATTTCGACGAGCAGAGGAATACTTGGGAGACTTTACCAACCAATCCGATCATCAACAATATATTATGGATTTTTGTACCAGAAAACCCAACCCATGAGCAGACTATTGAACTCTATACCTCCGAAATCCCTAATCGACCGGGCAAATATCGTATTTACAAGGCTTTCAATAGAGAAACGAAAGTCGCTTATGCGGAATTTGAGTTGGTTGATAAGAAAGGAGTTAAAAGGCTTCGTGAACGAATTGACAATTATTGGAGAAAAAACAGAATGGTCTCCAACGATACCACAGCGCAAAACATTCATTCAACCTGGATTCAAAATGATGATGGCGATACGATTTATGTGGGCTTAATGAATAATACCCCTCATTTTCAAGAAATGTTCAGAAGAAAAGTCGTAAGTTATTCGGCAGTCAGTCATGGCGCAATACGATATAACGTGCCTTTTACCCAATCTGCGTCTTCCGACACTTTACACGTAACCATGCGAACCGAACTGCCTGTCTATCCGGTAGGTACTGAAGTCGTATCGGTAGAATTAACCAATAATAATCCTGGTATCTTGTTTTTTGGAGAACAATACCATGTCGTGCGCAAAGAGGGAAATCGCTGGGTATTTCTCTATGATGGCGGCGTGTGGAATGACCTTGGTCATGGATTGAAACAAGGAGGTACATCCCACTTTAAGGCCAGACTTCGCCCAGTTGTCAACGACAACAAGCCGGGAATTTATAAAGTAATCAAGGAAGTAGGTTTCAGTGGTTCTTCCCAAAAGTGGTTTATGGGTGCAGAATTTAGAATCAAATAA